A segment of the Mesotoga infera genome:
GAACATGCACCATGAGGGAAATTTCTGTGGATTTCGGAGGAAGCCTAATATACAATTGGATAGAGGTGACCAAAGTGAGTAAATTGAATCTGTCCGAACTTCTTGTACCGGCGAAGAAAAGGGTCGATTTCGACGGCAAAATCGGACTCGTGCTCTCGGGAGGCGGAGCCCGAGGAGCTTATCAGATAGGAGTCTGGAAGGCTCTAAAGGATTGTGGAATTGAGATCGGGGGAGTCTATGGGACGTCGGTAGGCGCCTTAAACTCAATGGCAGTTGCTATGGACCAGTTCGAAGTCGCTCGTGAATTATGGCTGAAAATCGATTTCGACAAAATCGTAATAGATGGAACTGACGGCAGCCTTATCGAGAAGGCGATTGGCGCACTCAAGAGCGGGGGTTTCGATCCCGCTCCGCTCAGAAAAAACTTTGGTCGTCTCCTGAAAGAAGAGGACGTTCGAAAAGCCTCTATCGACGTTGGTTTAGTCACATATTCTCTCAGCAATATGGAGCCGAGGGAGCTATATATCGAAGACATTCCAAAAGGAGAGCTAGAAGACTACATTCTGGCAAGCGCTAATCATCCAGTCTTCAGAAGAGAGCAAATCGGCTTGGAAAAGTTCATAGATGGAGGTATCTACAGAAATATTCCAGTTAATATGGCTTTGAGCAGAGGGTTCAAAGAGATTATTATTGTCGATCTCGGTCCGAAGAGAATCAGAGACATTCTGACTCTTGTATCACTGAAGAGGCTGGATGAAGTGAAACATCTTGTAATCAAACCCAGAGAATTCTACGGAGATGTTCTTGACTTCAACCCCGAAGTCTCGCGAGACTTCATGAAAGAGGGATATCTCGACTGCCTCAGTGAACTGGGTTATCTTGTCGGAGAGGAGTACTTCATCTTTGCAAAGCAGGACACCATTGCAAGAGCGCTCTTTTCAATGCCAAAAAAGAGAAAGGAAGAGGCAATAGCAATCTTTGGAATTGAGCCTTGGCAGAGCGAATCCACTCACCATTTCTATTACGGACAACTTGTGCCTGTATTGCAGAATCACTTTGGAACAACTAGTCCTTTGGAAACATGGGTAGTCCTTCTGGAAAAGCTTGCAGGGCTTATGGAGCTTGAGAAACTTGAACTCTTCACTTTACATACTTTAATCGGCAGGATCTCTTCTACCAAGCGCTCAAGTATAGAGAACATGCAGTACAACGATATCTCCTGTGAAAAGGTGATCACCTTCCTTGAGTTCCTATTAAACAACTCAAATATGAAGGATCTAGAAGATCGGGAATACAAGAAATTCGAAGATGGATTCAGCTCTTTGACGCGTCTGGAATAGTCAGTTAAGAAGGTCCGGCAACGCCGGACCCATATATCCTATGGAAATTAGTCTAGTAGTTCTCAACAAAGAGCTCGAAGTAAGCCTTTGCATGTTTGCATGCCGGACACTGTTCCGGTGCTTCCTTTGCTTCCAGAATGTAACCGCAGTTACCGCACTTCCACAAAACCTTTTCTTCTCTCTTGAATACCTTGCCGGTTTCGACGTTTTCCAGAAGTTTCAAATACCGAGCCTCATGTCTGTTTTCAACCTTCGCTATTT
Coding sequences within it:
- a CDS encoding patatin-like phospholipase family protein, encoding MSKLNLSELLVPAKKRVDFDGKIGLVLSGGGARGAYQIGVWKALKDCGIEIGGVYGTSVGALNSMAVAMDQFEVARELWLKIDFDKIVIDGTDGSLIEKAIGALKSGGFDPAPLRKNFGRLLKEEDVRKASIDVGLVTYSLSNMEPRELYIEDIPKGELEDYILASANHPVFRREQIGLEKFIDGGIYRNIPVNMALSRGFKEIIIVDLGPKRIRDILTLVSLKRLDEVKHLVIKPREFYGDVLDFNPEVSRDFMKEGYLDCLSELGYLVGEEYFIFAKQDTIARALFSMPKKRKEEAIAIFGIEPWQSESTHHFYYGQLVPVLQNHFGTTSPLETWVVLLEKLAGLMELEKLELFTLHTLIGRISSTKRSSIENMQYNDISCEKVITFLEFLLNNSNMKDLEDREYKKFEDGFSSLTRLE